The DNA region ATGGTATGGCCTCATCCATTAAAAAAGTAATAACAAACAAATAAGTATAAAACCAACCTTAATAATCAAAACAAAAAAAGATGTCAAATTATTTCAACACATTACCTCTTAGAGAACAACTAAACCAATTGGGCGTTTGCGATTTCATGGACAATTCAGAATTTCTGGATGGTGTAAATGCATTAAAAGGGAAAAAACTGGTGATTGTAGGTTGCGGTGCCCAGGGCCTTAACCAGGGTTTAAATTTAAGAGATAGCGGCCTGGATGTTTCTTACGCCTTGCGCAAAGAAGCCATTGAAGGGAAAAGGGATTCATGGAAAAATGCTACAGACAACAACTTTAAAGTAGGCACCTATGAAGAACTGATTCCTTCGGCCGATGTGGTGATTAACTTAACACCTGACAAACAACATACTTCAGTAGTAGCTGCAGTAATGCCATTGATGAAACAAGGCGCTACCTTATCTTATTCGCATGGTTTTAACATCGTTGAAGAAGGCACACAGATTCGTAAAGACATTACAGTAATTATGGTTGCACCTAAATGTCCGGGAAGTGAAGTAAGAGCTGAATATGTAAGGGGCTTCGGCGTACCTACGCTGATTGCGGTACACCCGGAAAACGATCCTGAAGGAAAAGGTCTGGCACAAGCTAAAGCTTATTGCGCAGGCACAGGTGGTCACAGAGCTGGTGTATTGAAATCATCTTTCGTAGCTGAAGTAAAATCAGACTTAATGGGTGAGCAAACCATTCTTTGTGGTTTATTGCAAACGGGTTCAATCCTTTCATTCGATAAAATGATTGAAAAAGGTATTGATGCAGGTTACGCTTCAAAACTGGTTCAGTATGGTGTTGAAGTAATTACAGAAGCCCTAAAACATGGCGGTGTTACCGGTATGATGGACCGCTTAAGCAATCCTGCCAAAATCAAAGCTTTCGAAATTTCTGAAGAACTGAAAAACATTATGCGCCCATTGTTCCAGAAACACCAGGATGACATCATGAGCGGAGAATTTAGCCGAGTGATGATGGAAGACTGGGCCAACGGTGATAAGAACCTATTGGCTTGGCGTGCAGAAACCGGTGAAACTGCTTTTGAAAAAACACCTGCTGGTGATGTTAAAATTGCTGAACAGGAATATTTTGACAACTATACTTTAATGGTAGCTTTTGTAAGGGCCGGTGTTGAGCTTGCTTTCGAAACTATGGTTCAGGCAGGTATCAAACCAGAATCTGCTTACTATGAGTCGCTGCATGAAACCCCGCTGATTGCCAATACCATTGCACGTAAAAAGCTTTTCGAAATGAACCGTGTGATCTC from Pedobacter africanus includes:
- the ilvC gene encoding ketol-acid reductoisomerase; this translates as MSNYFNTLPLREQLNQLGVCDFMDNSEFLDGVNALKGKKLVIVGCGAQGLNQGLNLRDSGLDVSYALRKEAIEGKRDSWKNATDNNFKVGTYEELIPSADVVINLTPDKQHTSVVAAVMPLMKQGATLSYSHGFNIVEEGTQIRKDITVIMVAPKCPGSEVRAEYVRGFGVPTLIAVHPENDPEGKGLAQAKAYCAGTGGHRAGVLKSSFVAEVKSDLMGEQTILCGLLQTGSILSFDKMIEKGIDAGYASKLVQYGVEVITEALKHGGVTGMMDRLSNPAKIKAFEISEELKNIMRPLFQKHQDDIMSGEFSRVMMEDWANGDKNLLAWRAETGETAFEKTPAGDVKIAEQEYFDNYTLMVAFVRAGVELAFETMVQAGIKPESAYYESLHETPLIANTIARKKLFEMNRVISDTAEYGCYLFDQACKPLLADFMKKVDTDLVGKNFNEGKDAGVDNRTLNAVNEALRTHEVEIIGARLRKAMTAMKSIKTA